From Prionailurus bengalensis isolate Pbe53 chromosome F2, Fcat_Pben_1.1_paternal_pri, whole genome shotgun sequence, one genomic window encodes:
- the TMEM64 gene encoding transmembrane protein 64 isoform X1 produces the protein MWSPGGSLLQALPRLLQHAALQGRAELPARWATPRAAGGDDAADRLPRGGGASAAAAAAAASGALLGAYLERHGPPAASELPAPGGALAGGPGSGSGGGVVVGVAEVRNWRCCCLGSTCWCRSLVLVCVLAALCFASLALVRRYLQHLLLWVESLDSLLGVLLFVVGFIVVSFPCGWGYIVLNVAAGYLYGFVLGMGLMVVGVLIGTFIAHVVCKRLLTSWVAARIQSSEKLSAVIRVVEGGSGLKVVALARLTPIPFGLQNAVFSITDLSLPNYLMASSVGLLPTQLLNSYLGTTLRTMEDVIAEQSVSGYFVFCLQIIISIGLMFYVVHRAQVELNAAIVACEMELKTSLVQGNQPNTSGSSFYNKRTLTFSGGGINIV, from the exons ATGTGGAGCCCCGGCGGGAGCCTGCTCCAGGCACTCCCCCGGCTCCTGCAGCACGCCGCCCTCCAGGGCCGCGCCGAGCTGCCAGCCCGCTGGGCCACgccgcgggcggcgggcggggacGACGCGGCGGATCGCCTCCCTCGCGGGGGCGGGGCGAgcgcggcagcggcggcggcggctgcctCCGGCGCCCTGCTCGGCGCCTATCTGGAGCGCCACGGTCCGCCTGCGGCCTCGGAGCTGCCGGCGCCGGGCGGGGCCTTGGCGGGCGGCCCCGggagcggcagcggcggcggcgtgGTGGTCGGCGTGGCGGAGGTGAGAAACTGGCGCTGCTGCTGCCTCGGCAGCACCTGTTGGTGCCGGAGCCTCGTGCTGGTGTGCGTGCTGGCCGCGCTGTGCTTCGCTTCCCTGGCCCTGGTCCGCCGCTACCTGCAGCACCTCCTGCTCTGGGTGGAAAGCCTCGACTCGCTGCTGGGGGTCTTGCTCTTCGTCGTGGGCTTCATCGTGGTGTCGTTCCCCTGCGGCTGGGGCTACATCGTGCTCAACGTGGCCGCGGGCTACCTGTACGGCTTCGTGCTGGGCATGGGACTTATGGTGGTGGGCGTCCTCATCGGCACCTTCATCGCCCATGTGGTCTGCAAGCGGCTCCTCACCTCCTGGGTGGCCGCCAGGATCCAGAGCAGCGAGAAGCTGAGCGCCGTTATTCGCGTGGTGGAGGGAGGAAGCGGCCTGAAAGTGGTGGCGCTGGCCAGACTGACCCCCATACCTTTTGGGCTTCAGAATGCAGTGTTCTCG ATTACTGATCTCTCCTTACCCAACTATCTGATGGCATCTTCGGTTGGACTGCTTCCTACCCAGCTTCTGAATTCTTACTTGGGTACCACCCTGCGGACAATGGAAGATGTCATTGCAGAACAGAGTGTTAGTggatattttgtgttttgtttacag ATTATTATAAGTATAGGCCTCATGTTTTACGTAGTTCACCGAGCTCAAGTGGAACTGAATGCAGCTATTGTAGCTTGTGAAATGGAACTGAAAACCTCTCTGGTTCAAGGCAATCAACCAAATACCAGTGGCTCTTCATTCTACAACAAGAGGACCCTAACATTTTCCGGAGGTGGAATCAATATTGTATGA
- the TMEM64 gene encoding transmembrane protein 64 isoform X2 has protein sequence MWSPGGSLLQALPRLLQHAALQGRAELPARWATPRAAGGDDAADRLPRGGGASAAAAAAAASGALLGAYLERHGPPAASELPAPGGALAGGPGSGSGGGVVVGVAEVRNWRCCCLGSTCWCRSLVLVCVLAALCFASLALVRRYLQHLLLWVESLDSLLGVLLFVVGFIVVSFPCGWGYIVLNVAAGYLYGFVLGMGLMVVGVLIGTFIAHVVCKRLLTSWVAARIQSSEKLSAVIRVVEGGSGLKVVALARLTPIPFGLQNAVFSIIISIGLMFYVVHRAQVELNAAIVACEMELKTSLVQGNQPNTSGSSFYNKRTLTFSGGGINIV, from the exons ATGTGGAGCCCCGGCGGGAGCCTGCTCCAGGCACTCCCCCGGCTCCTGCAGCACGCCGCCCTCCAGGGCCGCGCCGAGCTGCCAGCCCGCTGGGCCACgccgcgggcggcgggcggggacGACGCGGCGGATCGCCTCCCTCGCGGGGGCGGGGCGAgcgcggcagcggcggcggcggctgcctCCGGCGCCCTGCTCGGCGCCTATCTGGAGCGCCACGGTCCGCCTGCGGCCTCGGAGCTGCCGGCGCCGGGCGGGGCCTTGGCGGGCGGCCCCGggagcggcagcggcggcggcgtgGTGGTCGGCGTGGCGGAGGTGAGAAACTGGCGCTGCTGCTGCCTCGGCAGCACCTGTTGGTGCCGGAGCCTCGTGCTGGTGTGCGTGCTGGCCGCGCTGTGCTTCGCTTCCCTGGCCCTGGTCCGCCGCTACCTGCAGCACCTCCTGCTCTGGGTGGAAAGCCTCGACTCGCTGCTGGGGGTCTTGCTCTTCGTCGTGGGCTTCATCGTGGTGTCGTTCCCCTGCGGCTGGGGCTACATCGTGCTCAACGTGGCCGCGGGCTACCTGTACGGCTTCGTGCTGGGCATGGGACTTATGGTGGTGGGCGTCCTCATCGGCACCTTCATCGCCCATGTGGTCTGCAAGCGGCTCCTCACCTCCTGGGTGGCCGCCAGGATCCAGAGCAGCGAGAAGCTGAGCGCCGTTATTCGCGTGGTGGAGGGAGGAAGCGGCCTGAAAGTGGTGGCGCTGGCCAGACTGACCCCCATACCTTTTGGGCTTCAGAATGCAGTGTTCTCG ATTATTATAAGTATAGGCCTCATGTTTTACGTAGTTCACCGAGCTCAAGTGGAACTGAATGCAGCTATTGTAGCTTGTGAAATGGAACTGAAAACCTCTCTGGTTCAAGGCAATCAACCAAATACCAGTGGCTCTTCATTCTACAACAAGAGGACCCTAACATTTTCCGGAGGTGGAATCAATATTGTATGA